The nucleotide sequence GCGAGGACCAGCTGGACGACTTGGACGAGAATCCGCAGAGCGTGAAGGGCGAGAATCCGCAGAGCGGCTAGGACGTGAGTCACCAAAACGGCTTCCGCCATCTTTGTTTCCGCCAAAGCGAGATTCAGAGCGTGCGCCAGAACCATAACGGCCACCACCGCCACCTGAGCGATTACCAGGACGGCCACCACCGCCTGATCGATTACCACCAAAACTTGGTTTGGCTTGTGGCTCAAGGCCTGCGATTACGGAAGCAACGATATCTTGCTGAGTGAAGCGTTCGATATTGCGAATCTTCGCGCGATCACGGTGCTCGACCAAGGTGATTGCAACACCATTGCGACCAGCGCGACCTGTACGGCCAATACGGTGTGTGTAATCTTCTGGCTTCATTGGTAAGCCAAAATTAATGACATGGCTAATGCGTGGCACATCAATACCTCGAGCAGCAACGTCTGTTGCTACCAAAATCTTGGTATGCCCTTTACGCAAGGACTCTAGACGACGCATGCGAACTGCTTGTGGCATTGCACCATGTAGCGCTGTAGCTTCATAGCCATTAGATCGTAATGTATCGGCAATCTTTTCGCTTTCTACCTGCGTGCTTGCAAATACTACTGCTTGATCCAAAGAGGCATCAGCCAAGATGTGTTCAAGAAGCTTATGTTTATGTGACATGCTGTCGGCCCAGTGCAACTTCTGCTCAATGTTGGCATGCTTTTCACCAGCGTGAGCAAGTTCAATGCGCTTTGCATCTGTGGTCAACTCGTTTGCTAAAGACATAATCTTTGGTGCAAAGGTTGCGGAGAACATTAAGGTTTGCTTGCGACCTGCGCAGCGTTGATCAATCGCTTCTAGATCTTCAGCAAATCCCATGTCGAGCATACGATCCGCTTCGTCGATCACTAACTGCTGTACATCATCCAAGCGAATGGCTTTGCTATCGCACAAATCTAACAATCGACCTGGTGTGGCAACTACCAGTAATGCACCCTTTAGTGCTTGGATTTGTTTGCCATATGGCATACCACCCATGATCGTAGCAATTCGAATGCCTTTCATGCCGCGAACGAAATTCACTGCATCAGCGGCAACCTGTTGAGCTAGCTCACGAGTAGGGCAGAGTACGAGAACCTTTGGTTGTGCGCGACCTGGTACAGGTGAGTTTTTAGGATTGTCTTCTATCAATTGATGAATGATAGGCAACAAAAAGGCTGCAGTCTTTCCGCTACCGGTTTGGCTGCTAACCAATAAGTCACCACCTGCTAAAGCTGCGGGAATAACCTGCGCTTGAACAGGGGTTGCCTGAGTAAAACCTAACTCCGAAATGTTTTTGAGTAGTGGCGTCGCTAAGGCGAAATTCTGGAATTCAGATCCAGTCTGTTTAGTTTCTTTAGAAAAAGTCATGCTATTACACATCTCCTTTTGAGAGATGTCTCCGTATGTTGCACTCATGTTTTTTTGAAGTGCGATGGTCAAAGGCATCGACCATCAGACAGGCGGCAGCGCGATTTTTTATTCCGGTTGTTCCGGTGTTCAGTGCTTATAGCTTCTGAACGGTGCGCTGAAATATAGCTGGGGGGCGATGAATCATATTGCTTTAAAAAGCCCCCCATTATGACACTCTGAGTGCGTAATTACAAGGGTTTTCCCGAATTTATTATGATGTAGTGATGGAATGGAGTGCATTTAACCTTTTATCCCCAGCCAATGCCGGAATTGCGGATTTCTCAAGCTATTTGCTTGGAACCATACTCATTATTTTGTTGCCAGGCCCTAACTCACTTTATGTATTGACGATTTCTACGCAAAAGGGATGGCGTCATGGTGCTTGGGGTGCTATCGGAATTTTTATTGGCGACTCTATTTTGATGCTTGCAGTTGCCTTAGGTGCCGCTTCAATGCTGATGTCATCCCCAATCCTTTTTCAGGCGGTACGAATTGTGGGTGCTTTGTACTTAGGATGGATGGGGTTTGGTCTATTGAGAAGTGGATGGCAGCGCTGGACTTTATCCTCTAAAACAAACGCTTATGAAATCCAAGCGCGCTTGATGCAGTTGCATCCCTTGATTTCAGCCTTATCGCTTTCATTAACTAACCCCAAGGCAATCTTTTTCTTTATTGCATTTTTCTCGCAATTTATTCGCCCAGACTTTGCTTATCCTGCATACACCTTTGTGTATCTTGCAGTTGTTCTGCAAATTATGAGTATGGCCTATCTAACAGGCTTAATTTTTGCTGGTCAATATTTCTCAAGCTACTTCCAAAGCCGTCAGCGTTTAGCGGCAGGTCTCTGGTTGCTTACTGGAGTTCTGTTTATCAGCTTTGCCTTACGTCTTGTATTGGCCTAGACCGTTTACTTTAAGCGCCGTAGCAATCGCTCTGTCTTTTTTCCATAGGGTGGGCGAGCAGGTTTCGTTCCTTTAAAAAGACTGGTTCCCAAAAAGCCACGAACATCAAGGATGGATTTTTGGTGGCTGAAGGCATCAAATCCGGCTTTGCCATGATAGCTACCCATGCCGCTGGCGCCAATCCCGCCAAATGGCAAAGTCTCTATAGCAGCGTGCAAGAAAACATCGTTAACTGTTACACCGCCAGAGCGAGTCTCTTGTAATACCAGCTCTAACCGCTTTTTGTCTTTGCCAAACCAATAAAGGGCAAGCGGATTTGGTCGTTTATTGATGTATGAGATTGCGGCAGCTGTATCTTGGACGATAACAATCGGTAGAATCGGACCAAAAATTTCTTCATGTAATACGCGCGCCTCTGCTGGAGTGTTCATGAGTGCAACTGGCTCAAATTGACGTGCGCCTGCTCCAGGATTCTGGAGTAGCGAAACAGGTTTGGCGCCGCGATCAATTGCGTCACTCAATAAATGTTGCCAATCTTGTAATTGCTTCTCGTCGATTGGGCCTGTTAACTCTTCAGGATTGCTAAATTGTGCTTGTGCTGCAATCTGTAGCTCTTTAATCAAAGCTTCTTGTTGATTGGCTTCTACTAAGACATAGTCTGGGGCGATGCATGTCTGACCATTATTGAGTAATTTGCCATAAATAATTGCTTCAGCCGCATCTTTAATATTGGCAGAGGAATCAATAATCACGGGAGACTTGCCGCCAAGCTCTAGGGTCACAGGTGTGAGGCTTTCGGAAGCGGCTCTCATTACTTTTTTGCCAATCGCTTCTGAGCCAGTAAAGAAAAGGTGTGCAAATGGTAGGGCGGCAAATTGTTCTGCTACCTCTATAGCTCCAGTACTGACGCTAAATTCAGTAGGGTGAAAGTATTCTTGAATAAGACTTGCTAAAAATCCTGATGTGCGAGAACTACGCTCTGAAGGCTTGAGCCAGACGCGATTGCCAGCAGCAAAAGCGGAGATGGCTGGCAGAAGTGCAAGTTGGACTGGATAGTTCCATGGGCTGATGATGCCAACTACACCAATCGATTGGCTCTCAATCCATGCCTCAGAGGCGCCTAGATGAGAGGGTATTTCCATCTGGACTGGCTTCATCCAGTCCTTTAAATGTTTACGTACAAATTTACAGGCTTGATACACCATCTGAAATTCAGCAAGTCGCGTTTCCATGGGATGGCGTACTCCGAAATCCGCAGTTAGTGCTTTGCATAACTTTTCTTCGTTCGCTTTGATCATGTTTTCAATGCGCCCAATACGCTCGAGTCGAATCTCCAAGCTAGGATTGGGTTCAGCCGCATAGGCTGCTTTGATTTCATCAAGCTGAATAGTGAAGCGATTCATGGTGTATTAATTAGCGGGTAAATAAGGAGGTGATTATGGTTTTGCAGGGATTTCAATAAGGCATTAGGATAAAGCTATGAGTGAATCTATCAATAAAAGTCCATCCCAACTTGAGCGAGCAACCCTGGGTGGGGGTTGCTTTTGGTGTCTTGAGGCTGTTTACCAGCAAATCCAAGGGGTAAAAACAGTTGTTTCTGGCTATGCTGGAGGAGTTATTCCGAATCCCTCCTATGAAGCGGTGTGCACGGGAACTACGGGCCATGCGGAGATCGTGGATATTGAGTTTGATCCTCGGGTAATCAGCTTTCGAGATCTATTGGAGATTTTCTTTGTGATTCATGACCCAACTACCCTGAACTATCAAGGCAATGATCATGGTACGCAATACCGATCAGTGATTTTTACTCACAGTGATGAGCAATTCAAAATTGCGCAAGAGGTAGTGCGTGAACTAGAGGATTCAAAAATTTATCGTGATCCAGTTGTCACGCAAATTGAAGCTGCGCCGATTATTTATCCGGCCGAAGACTATCACCAAAATTATTTTCAGGAGCACCCAAACCAAGGGTATTGCGCATTTGTGGTTGCGCCCAAGCTAGAAAAATTCAGGACTAAATTTAAATCCTTGATTGCTCCGCAATATTTGTAAGAATTACCAATAGAACTTAGGGAGCAAGTCGACTGATTTCCCAGTGGTCGCCTTTAAGTTGGTAGTGGATGCGATCGTGCAGGCGAGAAGGGCGACCTTGCCAGAACTCGATTTCCGTTGGACGCAGGCGATATCCACCCCAGTGTTCTGGGCGTGGTGGGTTTTCTCCAAACTCCGCCTTAAATCGCTGCTCTGCAGCCTCAAGAAATTCTCGATTAGGAATAGCTGCGCTTTGAGGCGAAGCCCAGGCACCAATCCGAGATGCGGGCGGGCGTGAATGAAAGTACTGGTCGCTTTCGGTGGCATCAACTTTTTCAACGATGCCTTTAATACGAACTTGCCGCTCAAGTTCATGCCAATGAAATAGAAGGGCTGCCTGTGGACGAACTGCTAGTTCCTTGCCTTTTTGGCTTTCATAGTTGGTAAAAAACGTAAAGCCGTTTTCGTCGGCACCTTTTAGTAAGACAATACGGGCTGAAGGATTTCCAGCTTGATCGGCAGTGGCTAGAGTCATTGAGTTAGGTTCAGGGCATTCTGCCTTGATAGCTTGATCAAACCATACTTGAAATAGGGGGAGTGGTAGAGCGGGAACTTCGGTTTCCGAAAGCTGTCCAAGGGTATAGTTTTTGCGAAGTTGTGCAATGGAGTTCATTTATTCAGTATAAAGAGGCTATGGCAGAAAACAAGACAGACATTAAGGCAGAGATCGGTACTGAGGATCGCCGTTTTGGAGGGGTTTCTAGACTTTATGGACCCGACTTGCGTGCGAAGTTTCTGAATGCCACTGTCGTCGTAGCTGGATTGGGTGGTGTTGGTTCCTGGGCTGCTGAGTCACTGGCACGAACCGGTATTGGCCACTTAGTTTTAGTAGATCTTGATCATATTGCGGAGAGCAATACTAATCGCCAACTTCATGCCATCGAGGGGCAGTATGGCAAAGCAAAAGTACAGGCGATGGCTGAGCGTATTTTGCAAATCAATCCAGATATACGTTTGACAGTTTGCGATGAATTTTTAGAGTCAGATAATTTAGATCGCATTATTCCAGCAAACGCTTATGTATTAGATGCTACAGATTCCGTTCAAACAAAAATTGCATTATCAGTGTGGGCTAGAACGCATAACCGTGCTTTAGTAATGTGTGGTGCCGCAGGAGGAAAGACTCAACCCACAGCAGTGCGATGTGATGATCTCTCACGAACTGAGCAAGATGCATTGCTAGCAAAAGTACGGCAGGGGCTAAGACAGGATCATGGTTTCTCAAGAAACCTAAAACATAAGATTGGTATTCGAGCAATTTACTCCCATGAGCCTCGAGCGGGTGCCTCTACTGGTGGGCTGGCTTGTTCAGGCTATGGTTCAACCGTCATGGTGACTGCGGCTTGTGGTTTAGCGGCCGCTGCAGAGATTCTCAATCTCATCGGTCAAGACCTTGAATTCAGCAGAAATTCCTAAGGGGATTCCCTGTAGGAAATTACTGATTCTCTTGCAGGTAAAAATTAATTCTTGATAGAGCACAGTTGTTTTCAAAGACAATTTTTTATTTCTCATTTCAAATTTAGCCTTTTAATCACTTTAGGAGCTTTTGCCCTCTAGTGAATAACAAAACTCCTCCCTAGACTTTGCCTCGTTGGTAAACCGCCAACAGCAAATCGAAAGGAGGTCTCTTTTGCAGACTGAACAAACTGGCTTAAAACGCCATCTCAAAGTGCGACACATTCGTTTGATGGCTTTAGGATCAACGATTGGTGTTGGTTTATTTTTAGGATCCGCGAGCGCTATTCAAATCGCTGGCCCATCGATTTTGTTGGGATATCTGCTCGCAGGAATCGTCGCCTTCATTGTCTTGCGCACCTTGGGTGAAATGGCTGTGCACGAGCCTGTAGCGGGATCTTTTGCTGCTTATGCCAATAGCTATGTGGGACCGCTGGCAGGTTATATGGTGGGTTGGGGCTACTGGACTTATTGGATAGTTGTGGGCATTGCCGAGGTAACAGCTGTGGGCATTTATATGGGAATTTGGTTTCCTGAAGTGCCGCAATGGATCTGGGCTTTATCTTCGATCGTGCTAATGGGCCTAATCAATCTCATTGCCGTGAAAGTATTTGGTGAGTTTGAGTTTTGGTTCGCGCTAATTAAGGTTGTTGCAATCGTTGCCATGATTACATTAGGTGGCTCAGTTATCTTATTTGGTTTTACAAACGATTGGCAGCCAATAGGTTTAAGCAATCTTTGGCAGCATGGCGGCTTCTTTCCGAATGGTGTTGAGGGGATGTTGCTGTCACTGCAAATGGTCTTATTCGCTTATGTTGGTATTGAGATGATTGGTCTTTCCGCTGGTGAGGCAGAAAATCCAAAGAAAACGATTCCGATGGCAATTGATTCACTAGCCTGGCGAATTTTGATTTTCTACATGGGCGTAATTCTGGTGATCTTGGCCATCTTCCCCTGGAATGAAGTGGGGCAGCAGGGCAGTCCCTTCGTGGTGATGTTTGAACGAATTGGTCTGCGTGAAGCGGCGGGGTTGATTAACTTTGTCGTGATTACCGCGGCACTTTCCTCTTGCAATGCGGGCATTTTTAGTGGCGGTCGATTGCTGTATTCCTTATCTAGCAATGGCTACGCACCTGCATCTTTTACAAAGCTATCTAAATATGGGGTTCCTCATCGCGCGGTCATGGCTACGGTTGGAGTTTGTATGTCTGGGGTCGTCTTGAACTACTTCGTTCCAGATAAAGCCTTTCAATACATCATGGCTGCCGTGACCTTTGTAGGCTTGATGGTGTGGATTGCCATTTTGTTTACCCAAATGAAATTCCGTCGCTCCTTAACAAAAGCACAAGTAGCTGAGCTCGGTTATCGCGCTCCTTGGTGGCCTTATTCCTCGTGGTTTGCTTTGGCATTTATTTGCTTGGTTGTGGTGCTAATGGGCTTTCATGAGGATGCACGGATTGCGTTGATATTGGGTCCGTGCCTATTGGGCGTGTATCTCGCGATGTTCTACATCGTGGGCTTGCATCGCAAAACAAAAACACAAGCTGTATTTAAATCATAGGAGATCAACATGATTATTGGTGTTCCACAAGAAGTAAAAAACAATGAGTTTCGGGTTGGCTTAACGCCAGGTAATGTCAGCGGACTTTGTAAGCAAGGGCACTCGGTATTAGTTCAGCGCGGTGCCGGTGAGCAAATTGGTCTAAGCGATGAGTCCTACCGAATCGCTGGCGCCACATTAATTAATAGTGCCGCCGAAGTGTTCAAAAAGGCAGAAATGATTGTTAAGGTAAAGGAGCCTCAGCCGCAAGAGTGCGCCATGCTGCGCGAAGATCAGATTCTGTTTACCTATTTGCACTTGGCCCCAGACCCGACTCAAACTCAGGCGTTAATTCAGTCGGGTGCCAGCTGTATTGCTTATGAGACTGTCACGGCATTTAATGGGGCTTTGCCCTTATTGGCTCCAATGAGTGAAGTAGCAGGACGGATGTCGATTCAGGCAGCAGCTACCCATCTGGAAAAGACGCATGGAGGAATAGGAGTCTTAATGGCGGGTGTGCCTGGTGTATCCCCTGCGAAGGTTGTCATTCTGGGTGCGGGAGTAGTAGGGCGTAACGCATTACAAATTGCTGTTGGCATGGGTGCTGACGTTTGCGTCTTCGATCGTGATATTGATCGATTGCGTCAAATTGATCTGTTTTATGGCAATCGGGTTCGCACCTTCTACTCGGATAGCTTGCTAATTGAAAATGAAGTGAGTGAGGCTGATGTAGTGATTGGGGCAGTATTGCTTCCTGGGGGCGCAGCGCCAAAATTGGTGACTCACGAGATGATTAAGAAAATGAAGGCAGGAGCAGTAGTAGTGGATGTTGCAATTGATCAAGGCGGTTGCTTTGAGACTTCTAAACCAACGACACATGCTGATCCTACATTTATAGTGGATGGGGTTTTACATTACTGCGTTGCTAATATGCCAGGTGCTGTCGCTAGAACATCTACCTTTGCCTTAACCAATGCTACTTATCCCTATGTTGAGGCCTTGGCTAATCGTGGTGTAGTTAATGCGCTTTCGATTGATCATCACTTACGCAACGGTCTGAGCGTGCACAAAGGGGTATTAACATCTAAGCCCGTAGCTCAGGCGCAGGGCTTGGACTTTGCCTTGGCTGAGGAATTGTTGGCGGCATAGAGGGTTAATCATGGGTGAATAGGATTTAAACTGTTTAAATCTTGATCAATTTGCAGCTTCATTTTTATTCCCCATGGACCTATCTGCTGTAACCCTCTCGGCTGGTGTTGTTGCCTTAGCCGAGATGGGTGATAAAACCCAATTACTTTCTTTAATGTTGGCGGCTCGCTATCCCAAACAGGCGACGGCCATTATTGCTGGAATATTCATTGCAACGATTGCCAATCATGCCTGTGCCGCATTCTTGGGTCATTGGTTAATGACTTTAGTTTCACCCGATGTCATGAGATGGATTTTGGGATTGAGTTTCTTGGGAATTGGTCTTTGGTTATTGGTTCCCGACCACATTGATGATGCTGCAGATTCAAAAGTAGTTGATCGAGCTCTACAGGTTTTTGTTTTAACTGTAGTGTTGTTCTTCTTAGCCGAGATGGGTGACAAAACACAAATTGCCACAATCGCCTTGGGTGCGAAATACGAAGACGTAGTTGCTGTCACATTAGGCACTACTTTAGGGATGATGCTGGCGAATGCACCAGCAGTTTGGTTGGGTCAAAAATTTACCAAGCGTATGCCAATTAAGTGGGTGCATGGCGTGGCCGCGCTAACCTTTATCGCTATTGGGGCGATAACTCTGCTCTGGAACTAGCAAGCTGGCTTTCTGCATTAGCTGAGCCTTGGACTTAAAATAAGCCCATGAAAACCGAATTAGAGCAGAGCTTTCGTAGGCTCGAATACCGTCCTCCTGTTTACACCTTTGATCAAGTTGAGCTAGATATCGCGCTTGATCCAGCACGCACAATTGTTAAAAGCAAGATTGAGGTCCTGCCTGGCAAAAGTTTTGAATCAGGTGCGCCATTAGTGTTGGCTGGGCAGGAGCTGGAGTTTGTCAGTTTGCGAATTAATGGTGAGGCGCATCGTCATTTTGAGCTCACCCCAGAGATATTGACTATTCACTCTTTGCCAAAAGAAGGTAAGGAGAAATTTACCCTTGAAATTATCTCGGTTTGTGTGCCGGAAAAAAATACTAGCCTGATGGGTTTGTATGTTTCTAATAGAAACTTCTTTACCCAATGCGAGGCAGAGGGCTTCAGAAAAATTACCTACTTCTTGGATCGACCTGATGTCATGGCTCGCTATCGTGTGACCTTGCGGGCGATTGAAGCTCAATACCCTGTATTGCTATCAAATGGTAACTTGCTCAAAGAAGAAAAGTTACCAAACGGTTGGCATAGTGCCACTTGGGAAGATCCATTTCCAAAACCATCATATCTATTCGCTTTAGTGGCTGGAAAGTTCGAATGCATAGAAGAAACCATTACCACTGGTAGTGGGGCAAAAAAATTACTGCAAATCTGGGTTGAGCCTCACGATTTGCAAAAGACCCGTCACGCAATGGATTCTTTGATTGCATCAATACATTGGGACGAGAAGCGTTTTGGTCTCGAGCTTGATCTGGAGCGCTTCATGATTGTTGCCGTTGGCGATTTCAACATGGGTGCAATGGAAAACAAGGGTTTGAATATATTCAATACCAAGTTTGTGTTGGCTCAGCCCGATACCGCTACTGATGCAGACTTTGCCAATATTGAAAGTGTTGTTGCCCATGAATATTTCCATAACTGGACAGGCAATCGTGTTACTTGCCAGGATTGGTTTCAGTTATCACTTAAAGAGGGTCTAACCGTATTTCGTGATCAAGAGTTTTCGGCTGATCAAATGGGTAGCGAGTCTGGAAGAGCGGTTAAGCGTATTGAGGATGTGCGTTTATTGCGTCAGCTGCAGTTCCCAGAAGACGCGGGTCCTATGGCGCACCCCATACGCCCTGACGAGTATCAGGAAATTAATAACTTTTACACAGTGACTGTCTATGAGAAGGGGTCTGAAGTTGTGCGGATGTATCAAACCCTATTGGGTAGAGATGGCTTCCGCAAGGGTATGGACTTGTATTTCCAGCGCCATGATGGTCAGGCAGTAACATGTGACGATTTTTTGGCTGCGATGGCCGATGCTAATGGGAAAGACTTAACTCAGTTCAAGAATTGGTATAGCCAGGCGGGCACACCACGCGTGAAAGTAGAAGAGCAATATGATGCAACTAAAAAACAATACCGCCTCACATTAACTCAGAGCTGTGCATCTACACCTGGTCAAGCGGAGAAGAAGCCATTTCATATTCCGCTGAAAGTGCGACTCATTACTGCTAGCAATAATCAAGCAGAACAATTGCTAGAGCTCACAGAGCCAACGCAAGTCTGGACATTTGATCAGATTGAAGATCGACCTGTGCTTTCCATTAACCGAAACTTCTCTGCACCAGTCAATATTGACTTTGAGCAGCCCGAGGAAGATTTATTGACACTACTTTCTAGCGATGACGATCCATTTAATCGCTGGGAAGCAGGGCAGAAGCTAGCTATGCAAATGATTTTGAATAATCGTTTGCCAGATTCAGTACTCATTAATGCCTATCGTGAAATTTTGCTAGATCCAAACCTTGATCCAGCATTTAAAGAGTTAGCACTGACGCTGCCTGCCGAATCTTATTTATATGAGCAGTGCAAGAGTGTTGATCCCCAGAAGATATTTACCGCGCGACAAGCTTTCCGGAAAGAGCTGGCCAAGCAATTGCAATTAGAGTGGGCCGCACTTTACCAACAGAATCAAACTCCAGGATCTTTTAAGTCTGATGCGATTGATTCTGGAAAGCGCGCCCTCAAGAATTTGGCTTTAAGCATGTTGTTGGATGCGGATCCCAAGATTTGGGCGCCAATGGCCCGCAATCAATACCAGATTGCTGACAATATGACAGATCGTTATGCAGCCTTATCTGCTCTGGTAATGCATGGTGCAAAAGGCGCGAAAGAATGCCTTGAGGATTTCTGTAAACGTTTTGCAGATGATGCGCTCGTGATTGATAAGTGGTTTGCATTGCAGTCTAGCCGCCCACCTATTGATGGTCTTGAGTCCACACTTGATGAAGTGAAGCGCTTGCGTGAGCATCCAGCATTTAAGTTAAATAATCCAAATCGTGCCCGCAGTGTTATCCACATGTTCTGCGCAAATAATCCTGCGAGTTTTCATCAGGCTGATGGAAGTGGTTATGCTTTCTGGGCGGAGAGCGTTTTGGCTCTAGACCCCATCAACCCCCAGGTTGCCGCTCGTCTTGCCAGAGCCTTAGATCGCTGGCGCCTATTTGCCGAGCCCTACCAGAGCAAGATGAAGGCTGCTTTAGAGCAGGTAGCAGCTTGTCAGACCCTTTCCCCAGATGTGAAAGAGGTGGTTGCTAAGGCTTTGGGCGTCTAATTTTCAAGGTGTCAGTGAATCAATGAAGTTGTGAGTTATAGGCAATATCAAACTTGCGTGCAAGCGAATCTAGGTTTCTATCTAAGGTCCAAATCTGAGCATTTTCGGATAGGAGTGCAGAGGCAAGAAGTGACATATCTATAGCTCCACACCCAGATTCGTATAACTTATGAACCTCAAT is from Polynucleobacter sp. MWH-UH23A and encodes:
- a CDS encoding coniferyl aldehyde dehydrogenase, translated to MNRFTIQLDEIKAAYAAEPNPSLEIRLERIGRIENMIKANEEKLCKALTADFGVRHPMETRLAEFQMVYQACKFVRKHLKDWMKPVQMEIPSHLGASEAWIESQSIGVVGIISPWNYPVQLALLPAISAFAAGNRVWLKPSERSSRTSGFLASLIQEYFHPTEFSVSTGAIEVAEQFAALPFAHLFFTGSEAIGKKVMRAASESLTPVTLELGGKSPVIIDSSANIKDAAEAIIYGKLLNNGQTCIAPDYVLVEANQQEALIKELQIAAQAQFSNPEELTGPIDEKQLQDWQHLLSDAIDRGAKPVSLLQNPGAGARQFEPVALMNTPAEARVLHEEIFGPILPIVIVQDTAAAISYINKRPNPLALYWFGKDKKRLELVLQETRSGGVTVNDVFLHAAIETLPFGGIGASGMGSYHGKAGFDAFSHQKSILDVRGFLGTSLFKGTKPARPPYGKKTERLLRRLK
- the pdxH gene encoding pyridoxamine 5'-phosphate oxidase; its protein translation is MNSIAQLRKNYTLGQLSETEVPALPLPLFQVWFDQAIKAECPEPNSMTLATADQAGNPSARIVLLKGADENGFTFFTNYESQKGKELAVRPQAALLFHWHELERQVRIKGIVEKVDATESDQYFHSRPPASRIGAWASPQSAAIPNREFLEAAEQRFKAEFGENPPRPEHWGGYRLRPTEIEFWQGRPSRLHDRIHYQLKGDHWEISRLAP
- the ald gene encoding alanine dehydrogenase; this encodes MIIGVPQEVKNNEFRVGLTPGNVSGLCKQGHSVLVQRGAGEQIGLSDESYRIAGATLINSAAEVFKKAEMIVKVKEPQPQECAMLREDQILFTYLHLAPDPTQTQALIQSGASCIAYETVTAFNGALPLLAPMSEVAGRMSIQAAATHLEKTHGGIGVLMAGVPGVSPAKVVILGAGVVGRNALQIAVGMGADVCVFDRDIDRLRQIDLFYGNRVRTFYSDSLLIENEVSEADVVIGAVLLPGGAAPKLVTHEMIKKMKAGAVVVDVAIDQGGCFETSKPTTHADPTFIVDGVLHYCVANMPGAVARTSTFALTNATYPYVEALANRGVVNALSIDHHLRNGLSVHKGVLTSKPVAQAQGLDFALAEELLAA
- the msrA gene encoding peptide-methionine (S)-S-oxide reductase MsrA — translated: MSESINKSPSQLERATLGGGCFWCLEAVYQQIQGVKTVVSGYAGGVIPNPSYEAVCTGTTGHAEIVDIEFDPRVISFRDLLEIFFVIHDPTTLNYQGNDHGTQYRSVIFTHSDEQFKIAQEVVRELEDSKIYRDPVVTQIEAAPIIYPAEDYHQNYFQEHPNQGYCAFVVAPKLEKFRTKFKSLIAPQYL
- a CDS encoding tRNA threonylcarbamoyladenosine dehydratase codes for the protein MAENKTDIKAEIGTEDRRFGGVSRLYGPDLRAKFLNATVVVAGLGGVGSWAAESLARTGIGHLVLVDLDHIAESNTNRQLHAIEGQYGKAKVQAMAERILQINPDIRLTVCDEFLESDNLDRIIPANAYVLDATDSVQTKIALSVWARTHNRALVMCGAAGGKTQPTAVRCDDLSRTEQDALLAKVRQGLRQDHGFSRNLKHKIGIRAIYSHEPRAGASTGGLACSGYGSTVMVTAACGLAAAAEILNLIGQDLEFSRNS
- a CDS encoding TMEM165/GDT1 family protein, which gives rise to MDLSAVTLSAGVVALAEMGDKTQLLSLMLAARYPKQATAIIAGIFIATIANHACAAFLGHWLMTLVSPDVMRWILGLSFLGIGLWLLVPDHIDDAADSKVVDRALQVFVLTVVLFFLAEMGDKTQIATIALGAKYEDVVAVTLGTTLGMMLANAPAVWLGQKFTKRMPIKWVHGVAALTFIAIGAITLLWN
- the leuE gene encoding leucine efflux protein LeuE; this translates as MEWSAFNLLSPANAGIADFSSYLLGTILIILLPGPNSLYVLTISTQKGWRHGAWGAIGIFIGDSILMLAVALGAASMLMSSPILFQAVRIVGALYLGWMGFGLLRSGWQRWTLSSKTNAYEIQARLMQLHPLISALSLSLTNPKAIFFFIAFFSQFIRPDFAYPAYTFVYLAVVLQIMSMAYLTGLIFAGQYFSSYFQSRQRLAAGLWLLTGVLFISFALRLVLA
- a CDS encoding amino acid permease — encoded protein: MALGSTIGVGLFLGSASAIQIAGPSILLGYLLAGIVAFIVLRTLGEMAVHEPVAGSFAAYANSYVGPLAGYMVGWGYWTYWIVVGIAEVTAVGIYMGIWFPEVPQWIWALSSIVLMGLINLIAVKVFGEFEFWFALIKVVAIVAMITLGGSVILFGFTNDWQPIGLSNLWQHGGFFPNGVEGMLLSLQMVLFAYVGIEMIGLSAGEAENPKKTIPMAIDSLAWRILIFYMGVILVILAIFPWNEVGQQGSPFVVMFERIGLREAAGLINFVVITAALSSCNAGIFSGGRLLYSLSSNGYAPASFTKLSKYGVPHRAVMATVGVCMSGVVLNYFVPDKAFQYIMAAVTFVGLMVWIAILFTQMKFRRSLTKAQVAELGYRAPWWPYSSWFALAFICLVVVLMGFHEDARIALILGPCLLGVYLAMFYIVGLHRKTKTQAVFKS
- a CDS encoding DEAD/DEAH box helicase translates to MTFSKETKQTGSEFQNFALATPLLKNISELGFTQATPVQAQVIPAALAGGDLLVSSQTGSGKTAAFLLPIIHQLIEDNPKNSPVPGRAQPKVLVLCPTRELAQQVAADAVNFVRGMKGIRIATIMGGMPYGKQIQALKGALLVVATPGRLLDLCDSKAIRLDDVQQLVIDEADRMLDMGFAEDLEAIDQRCAGRKQTLMFSATFAPKIMSLANELTTDAKRIELAHAGEKHANIEQKLHWADSMSHKHKLLEHILADASLDQAVVFASTQVESEKIADTLRSNGYEATALHGAMPQAVRMRRLESLRKGHTKILVATDVAARGIDVPRISHVINFGLPMKPEDYTHRIGRTGRAGRNGVAITLVEHRDRAKIRNIERFTQQDIVASVIAGLEPQAKPSFGGNRSGGGGRPGNRSGGGGGRYGSGARSESRFGGNKDGGSRFGDSRPSRSADSRPSRSADSRPSRPAGPRFAKPKSGSQRRNFSGS